TGATTGATAAGTAGTACGCCAAACAGCATCATGCGCAAAGGTAAAAAAGGTAAGTCGCCCAACCCCATTACGACCATGCATTTTGGAGGTATGTTTTGGCGCTACAATCTGAATGGATTTTTCAGATTCGAAAAAAGGATCGAATTTTTGTTGTAAGCGGTCGAAATTAATTCCATAACCATTATCAGCAATCGTTAACTGTGCTAAAAGACCAAGTGGATTAGCTACATAATCTACATGGATTGTATTCGCATTGGCATCAAAACCGTTCCAAATATACTCAGCAATAGCCTGCTTTTCATTATAGTTTTTAAGTACCTTTTGTATTCCCTTCGAAGTGATATTAACCTTTACCGACATACTTACTAAATTAATTAGCAAATATATCATAATATTTAATCATTTCGGATGTTACTTATAGTGAGTTATACACAAAATAAATTAGCCAGTTTTAGTGTGCTAAAAGAGTATTTATATATCTCTATGACTAAAATGCCGGCGAAGTTTTTCTTCCTCAAGATCGAGCAGTTCTAGCTGTTCCCTGATCAGTTCATCATTAATCTGCTCTTTTTTATTTAATCCTTTCAGCAAAATACGCTGTTCGGCCATAATATCTTCAAGTGCAACGCGATAGTCGTGATAAAAGCCTTCAGACCTTGAAATGTTCTCCTCTTTTTCCCAATCTCTCAACAATTCCATTTCTGCCTCAATACGGATTTTTATCGACCTGATCATATCGTTGTGCAATAAGGCTTCGTGGTATTTTTCATCCAGGATTTTAAGTGATAACATGGATAATTTCTTTCTTACCATTTGTTTTTGCTGTTCGAAAGAAACAGTATAATCCGGATCGGGCATGTCTACCCATTTTATTAAAGCGGGTAATGTTAAGCCTTGTAAAACCAAGGTAACCAATATCACACTGAAAGTGATAAATAAGATTAAGTTGCGCTGAGGAAAAGCTTCACCTGATTTTAAAGCTATCGGAATAGAAAGCGCCGCCGCTAAAGAAACCACTCCTCTCATTCCCGCCCAGCCAAAAAGTAAAGGCGCTTTCAAGTTTGGATTGGGGTCGGCAGTGGTAATATAGCGGCTAATGAAACGCGTAAAATACAAAGCACCATAGGTACTTGCGAACCTCGTAACGATTAAAACCAGGCAAATAATGGCACTGTAACGGATAGCTGGCAAAAGACCATCGCTACCCAAACCATGAATAATTACTGGAAATTCTAAGCCAATTAACAAAAAAACAAAGCCATTCAGTACAAAAGCTACGGCTTCCCAAACATTTATGCCCTGCAAGCGGCTCCGATGGGTAAGAATTTGGTCTCTGCGGGCTGAAAGAAACAAGCCACCACTTACTACAGCCAAAACACCAGAAAACTCAAACTCCTCTGCGGTTATGTACATGACGTATGGCGTTAAAAAAGTAAGAATAATATCAATATTTGTAGTGGTGGGCAGCCATCGGTGCAAAGCATAAAAAACTAAAGCCACCGCAATCCCTATTAAAATCCCCATTACAATAACCAGCACAAAATTGCCAGCAGCCTTACTAAACACGAAACTACCAGTCATTACTGCAGCTAATGCAAAGCGGAATACCACTAAACTGGATGCATCGTTTAGTAAACTTTCGCCTTCTATAATTGTGGTAAGCCTTTTGGGTACTTTAACACTTTTAAGTATGGCTGATGCCGATACCGCATCTGGTGGAGAAATAATACCCCCTAACAAAAAACCCAGCGCCCATGTAAAACCTGGAATTAAACTTTGAGAAATTAAAGCAACAATACTAGAGGTAAGAATAACAATTGGAAAAGCAAAACTGCTGATCACTCTGCGCCACTTCCAGAAATCTTTCCAGGAAGTATTCCATGCAGCTTCGTATAACAATGGCGGCAAAAAGATTACAAAAATAAGCTCTGGTTCAATCTCAATATTGCGAAGTATGGGCAAAAAACTCAATGCTAAGCCTGCAATTACCAGCAAAATAGGATATGCCACGCGGATTTTTTGTGCCAACATTACCACAAATAGAATAATTGCAAGCAGGAAAGCATATTGTATAATCAGTTGGTGCATATAATTTTGGGCTTAGTCTAAAATACAAATTTGATGCGAATGCCAAGCCATTAAGATTGTATTCTTTTTTCAGATAAAATTTGGATTTTCTATTATAAAACTATAATTTTTCCCTTGT
The nucleotide sequence above comes from Pedobacter riviphilus. Encoded proteins:
- a CDS encoding Na+/H+ antiporter, whose amino-acid sequence is MHQLIIQYAFLLAIILFVVMLAQKIRVAYPILLVIAGLALSFLPILRNIEIEPELIFVIFLPPLLYEAAWNTSWKDFWKWRRVISSFAFPIVILTSSIVALISQSLIPGFTWALGFLLGGIISPPDAVSASAILKSVKVPKRLTTIIEGESLLNDASSLVVFRFALAAVMTGSFVFSKAAGNFVLVIVMGILIGIAVALVFYALHRWLPTTTNIDIILTFLTPYVMYITAEEFEFSGVLAVVSGGLFLSARRDQILTHRSRLQGINVWEAVAFVLNGFVFLLIGLEFPVIIHGLGSDGLLPAIRYSAIICLVLIVTRFASTYGALYFTRFISRYITTADPNPNLKAPLLFGWAGMRGVVSLAAALSIPIALKSGEAFPQRNLILFITFSVILVTLVLQGLTLPALIKWVDMPDPDYTVSFEQQKQMVRKKLSMLSLKILDEKYHEALLHNDMIRSIKIRIEAEMELLRDWEKEENISRSEGFYHDYRVALEDIMAEQRILLKGLNKKEQINDELIREQLELLDLEEEKLRRHFSHRDI